A window of the Pseudomonas gozinkensis genome harbors these coding sequences:
- a CDS encoding MucB/RseB C-terminal domain-containing protein: MRAIPLLSLLLSGWFIVPAHADEAQDWLTRLGQAEQQQSFHGTFVYERNGSFSTHNIWHRVQNGQVRERLLQLDGSAQEVVRIDGHTQCVSGTLIAGLGDSPNSAARPLDPQKLKNWYELAVIGKSRVAGREAVIVSLTPRDQHRYGFELHLDKETGLPLKSLLLNDKGQLLERFQFTRLDTSEVPSDKDLQANSDCKAVTLDSDKASAVKTAQVWRSDWLPPGFELTSSSSHKDPETKTQVNSLMYDDGLARFSVFLEPLNGATVTDTRTQLGPTVAVSRRLTTPQGEMMVTVVGEIPIGTAERIALSMRNDGAATSKQ, encoded by the coding sequence ATGCGCGCCATACCTCTACTTTCGCTTCTGCTCAGCGGCTGGTTCATTGTTCCAGCCCACGCCGACGAGGCTCAGGACTGGTTGACCCGCCTGGGCCAGGCCGAGCAGCAGCAAAGCTTTCACGGCACCTTCGTTTACGAGCGTAACGGTAGTTTTTCTACCCACAACATCTGGCATCGCGTCCAGAATGGCCAGGTCCGCGAGCGTTTGCTCCAGCTCGACGGTTCGGCTCAGGAAGTCGTGCGCATTGATGGGCATACTCAATGCGTCAGCGGCACCCTGATTGCGGGGCTGGGAGATTCTCCCAATTCCGCCGCTCGCCCTCTCGATCCTCAAAAGCTGAAGAATTGGTATGAGCTTGCCGTCATTGGCAAGTCGCGTGTGGCTGGGCGCGAAGCGGTGATCGTATCGCTGACGCCGCGCGATCAACATCGCTACGGATTCGAACTGCATCTGGACAAGGAAACGGGTCTGCCGCTCAAGTCGCTGCTGTTGAATGACAAGGGGCAGTTGCTTGAGAGATTCCAGTTCACACGGCTGGATACCTCCGAGGTTCCATCCGACAAGGACCTGCAAGCCAACTCCGATTGCAAGGCAGTCACCCTCGATAGTGACAAGGCTTCTGCGGTCAAAACCGCACAGGTCTGGCGTTCCGACTGGCTGCCTCCTGGCTTCGAACTGACCAGCAGCTCCTCGCACAAGGATCCGGAAACCAAGACCCAGGTCAACAGCCTGATGTATGACGATGGTCTCGCCCGATTCTCCGTGTTTCTCGAGCCGCTGAATGGCGCAACCGTCACCGATACCCGGACTCAATTGGGCCCGACCGTTGCCGTATCCCGCCGTTTGACAACGCCTCAGGGCGAAATGATGGTAACGGTAGTTGGCGAGATTCCAATCGGCACCGCCGAACGGATTGCCCTGTCGATGCGCAATGATGGCGCTGCAACCAGCAAGCAGTGA
- the rpoE gene encoding RNA polymerase sigma factor RpoE encodes MLTQEEDQQLVERVQRGDKRAFDLLVLKYQHKILGLIVRFVHDTHEAQDVAQEAFIKAYRALGNFRGDSAFYTWLYRIAINTAKNYLVSRGRRPPDSDVSSEDAEFYDGDHGLKDLESPERALLRDEIEGTVHRTIQQLPEDLRTALTLREFDGLSYEDIASVMQCPVGTVRSRIFRAREAIDKALQPLLQEN; translated from the coding sequence ATGCTAACCCAGGAAGAGGATCAGCAGCTGGTCGAACGCGTTCAGCGTGGCGACAAGCGAGCTTTCGATCTGCTGGTGCTGAAGTATCAGCACAAAATTCTCGGGTTGATCGTGCGTTTTGTGCACGACACCCATGAAGCCCAGGACGTCGCACAGGAAGCCTTTATCAAGGCTTATCGAGCGCTTGGAAATTTCCGCGGCGACAGTGCGTTTTATACGTGGCTGTACCGCATCGCCATCAACACGGCGAAAAACTATCTGGTTTCACGCGGCCGTCGGCCGCCGGATAGCGATGTAAGTTCCGAGGATGCAGAGTTCTATGACGGCGATCACGGCCTGAAGGATCTCGAGTCTCCAGAACGTGCATTGCTGCGGGATGAGATCGAAGGCACCGTCCATCGAACCATTCAGCAACTGCCAGAGGATTTGCGCACGGCGTTAACTTTGCGCGAATTCGATGGTCTGAGTTACGAGGACATCGCGAGCGTCATGCAATGTCCGGTTGGTACCGTGCGCTCCCGGATTTTCCGCGCCCGGGAGGCCATCGATAAAGCCCTGCAGCCGTTGTTGCAGGAAAACTAA
- a CDS encoding protein YgfX — protein MSSPSNTFECRWHASRQLLAAYVLAQAFALGSLLLLSIPFWAGLLGAFACLVHAARVLPRQILLSHPKAFCGLRRDADGWQLWNRADGWQTVQLRPDSLALPLIVVLRFRLRGERRVRSICVPRDSQAADLHRRLRVRLKFSRRRWAAPE, from the coding sequence GTGTCCAGCCCAAGTAACACGTTCGAATGCCGCTGGCATGCCTCACGGCAGTTGCTGGCGGCTTATGTGCTGGCCCAGGCATTCGCGCTGGGTTCTTTGCTTCTGTTATCGATTCCATTCTGGGCTGGACTGCTCGGGGCTTTCGCGTGTCTTGTCCATGCTGCCCGCGTGTTGCCGCGGCAGATTCTGCTGAGTCATCCCAAGGCATTTTGCGGATTACGCCGGGACGCCGATGGCTGGCAATTGTGGAACCGGGCCGATGGCTGGCAAACGGTGCAATTGCGACCGGACAGCCTGGCGCTGCCACTGATCGTGGTGCTGCGCTTTCGATTGCGTGGTGAGCGGCGGGTCAGGTCGATCTGCGTACCCCGGGATTCGCAGGCGGCGGATCTGCACCGACGCCTGCGGGTACGCCTCAAGTTCAGCCGACGTAGGTGGGCGGCACCAGAATAG
- the nadB gene encoding L-aspartate oxidase, translating to MSQQFQHDVLVIGSGAAGLSLALTLPGHLRIAVLSKGDLANGSTYWAQGGVAAVLDDTDTVESHVDDTLNAGGGLCHEDAVRFTVEHSKEAIQWLIDQGVPFTRDEQSGTEDGGFEFHLTREGGHSHRRIIHAADATGAAIFTTLLAQAKERPNIELLEQRVAVDLITERRLGLEGERCLGAYVLNRKTGEVDTFGARFVILASGGAAKVYLYTSNPDGACGDGIAMAWRSGCRVANLEFNQFHPTCLYHPQAKSFLVTEALRGEGAHLKLPNGERFMQRFDSRAELAPRDIVARAIDHEMKRLGIDCVYLDISHKPEAFIKSHFPTVYERCLGFGIDITKQPIPVVPAAHYTCGGVMVDQQGRTDVPGLYAIGETSFTGLHGANRMASNSLLECFVYARSAAADILEQLPDVAIPRALPAWDASQVTDSDEDVIIAHNWDELRRFMWDYVGIVRTNKRLQRAQHRVRLLLDEIDEFYSNYKVSRDLIELRNLAQVAELMIRSAMERKESRGLHYTLDYPDLLPEALDTILVPPTYVG from the coding sequence ATGAGCCAACAGTTTCAACACGATGTTCTGGTGATTGGCAGCGGCGCTGCCGGTTTGAGTCTCGCGCTGACCCTGCCCGGTCACTTGCGTATCGCCGTATTGAGCAAAGGCGATCTCGCCAACGGTTCGACCTATTGGGCACAAGGTGGCGTCGCAGCCGTACTGGATGACACCGACACTGTCGAATCTCATGTCGATGACACCCTGAATGCCGGCGGCGGCCTGTGCCATGAAGACGCCGTGCGTTTCACCGTGGAGCACAGCAAGGAAGCGATCCAGTGGCTGATCGACCAAGGCGTGCCGTTCACTCGTGACGAACAGTCCGGTACGGAAGATGGCGGCTTCGAATTCCACCTCACCCGCGAAGGCGGCCACAGCCATCGACGGATCATCCACGCCGCCGATGCCACCGGTGCTGCGATCTTCACGACCCTGCTGGCCCAAGCCAAAGAGCGTCCGAACATCGAATTGCTCGAACAGCGGGTAGCGGTCGATCTGATCACCGAACGTCGCCTGGGGCTGGAAGGCGAACGCTGCCTGGGCGCCTACGTGCTCAACCGCAAAACCGGAGAAGTCGACACCTTCGGAGCACGCTTCGTGATTCTGGCATCCGGCGGCGCCGCGAAAGTCTATCTATACACAAGCAATCCCGACGGCGCCTGCGGTGACGGCATCGCCATGGCCTGGCGTTCGGGTTGCCGGGTGGCGAATCTGGAGTTCAACCAGTTCCACCCCACCTGCCTCTATCACCCGCAAGCCAAGAGTTTCCTGGTAACCGAAGCCCTGCGCGGCGAAGGCGCTCATTTGAAGCTGCCGAACGGCGAGCGCTTCATGCAGCGCTTCGACTCACGTGCCGAACTGGCGCCACGGGACATCGTCGCCCGGGCCATCGACCACGAAATGAAGCGCCTGGGTATCGATTGCGTCTATCTCGACATCAGCCACAAACCCGAAGCGTTCATCAAGTCGCACTTCCCGACCGTCTACGAGCGCTGCCTCGGCTTCGGTATCGACATCACCAAACAACCGATCCCGGTCGTACCGGCGGCGCACTACACCTGCGGCGGCGTGATGGTCGATCAACAGGGCCGCACCGACGTGCCCGGCCTGTATGCCATCGGTGAAACCAGCTTCACCGGCCTGCACGGCGCCAACCGCATGGCCAGCAACTCGCTGCTCGAATGCTTCGTCTACGCCCGCTCGGCAGCGGCGGACATTCTTGAGCAACTGCCCGACGTCGCCATCCCGCGTGCCCTGCCCGCCTGGGACGCCAGCCAGGTGACCGATTCCGATGAGGACGTGATCATCGCCCACAACTGGGACGAGTTACGGCGCTTCATGTGGGACTACGTGGGCATCGTGCGCACCAACAAACGCCTGCAACGGGCACAACATCGCGTACGCCTGCTGCTGGACGAAATCGACGAGTTCTACAGTAACTACAAGGTCAGCCGTGACCTGATCGAGTTGCGCAACCTGGCGCAGGTAGCGGAACTGATGATCCGCTCGGCCATGGAGCGCAAGGAAAGCCGAGGCCTGCATTACACCCTCGACTATCCGGATCTGCTGCCCGAAGCGCTCGACACTATTCTGGTGCCGCCCACCTACGTCGGCTGA
- a CDS encoding YgfZ/GcvT domain-containing protein yields MADSAFFCTLSHEGVLAVRGADAGKFLQGQLTCNINYLSETQASLGARCTQKGRMQSSFRIVLEGDGVLLAMAGELLEPQLADLKKYAVFSKSKLTDESASWVRFGLDHGDAALSSLGLELPAETDSVARHEGLIAIRVSPNRAELWVPAGQADSVKGKLSAQLSEGELNQWLLGQIRAGIGQVMPSTRELFIPQMLNLQAVGGVSFKKGCYTGQEIVARMQYLGKLKRRLYRVQLDASELPEPGTPLFAPSHGSSIGEVVLAARSEKNIELLAVLQAEAADAGDLHLGTAEGPTLHLLDLPYELDRDREIQR; encoded by the coding sequence ATGGCCGATTCTGCTTTTTTCTGCACCCTCTCTCATGAAGGCGTTCTCGCGGTTCGCGGCGCGGATGCCGGCAAATTCCTGCAAGGCCAGCTGACCTGCAACATCAATTACCTGAGTGAAACCCAGGCCAGCCTTGGTGCCCGCTGCACGCAGAAAGGCCGGATGCAGTCGAGTTTCCGCATCGTGCTGGAAGGCGACGGCGTGCTGCTGGCGATGGCCGGCGAGCTGCTGGAGCCGCAACTGGCGGATCTGAAAAAGTACGCGGTGTTCTCCAAATCGAAACTGACCGACGAAAGCGCCTCCTGGGTGCGCTTCGGTCTGGATCATGGCGATGCTGCCCTGAGCAGCCTGGGTCTGGAACTGCCGGCAGAAACCGACAGCGTGGCTCGCCACGAAGGGCTGATCGCGATTCGCGTCTCGCCGAACCGTGCCGAGCTCTGGGTGCCTGCCGGTCAGGCCGACTCCGTCAAAGGCAAACTGTCCGCGCAGTTAAGCGAAGGCGAACTCAATCAGTGGCTGCTGGGCCAGATCCGCGCCGGTATCGGTCAGGTCATGCCGAGCACCCGCGAGCTGTTCATCCCGCAGATGCTCAACCTGCAAGCTGTCGGCGGCGTGAGTTTCAAAAAAGGCTGCTACACAGGCCAGGAAATCGTCGCGCGCATGCAGTACCTGGGCAAACTCAAGCGTCGCCTGTACCGCGTGCAACTGGACGCCAGTGAATTGCCGGAGCCGGGCACCCCGCTGTTCGCCCCGAGCCATGGCAGCTCCATCGGCGAAGTGGTGCTGGCTGCTCGCAGCGAAAAGAATATTGAACTGCTGGCGGTGTTGCAGGCCGAAGCTGCCGACGCAGGCGATTTGCATCTGGGCACGGCCGAAGGTCCGACGCTGCACTTGCTCGACCTGCCTTACGAACTGGATCGCGACCGCGAAATCCAGCGTTGA
- a CDS encoding sigma-E factor negative regulatory protein yields the protein MSREALQESLSAVMDNEADELELRRVLNALDDVETRETWARYQIARAAMHKDLLLPRLDLAAAVSAALEDEATPAKVSRGPWRSLGRLAVAASVTVAVLAGVRLYNQDEIAGVELAQQSNQPVLTTPQVKGPAVLAGYNESSEATGPMANGVLQGQPGWHDQRLPGYLRQHAQQAALKGTESALPYARAASLENR from the coding sequence ATGAGTCGTGAAGCCCTGCAGGAATCGCTGTCCGCAGTGATGGATAACGAAGCGGACGAACTGGAATTGCGTCGAGTGCTCAACGCACTGGACGATGTTGAAACCCGTGAAACCTGGGCTCGTTATCAGATCGCTCGGGCAGCCATGCACAAGGATCTGCTGCTCCCACGTCTGGATCTGGCTGCGGCTGTTTCTGCTGCGCTGGAAGACGAAGCGACCCCTGCCAAAGTGTCCCGCGGTCCATGGCGCAGCCTCGGTCGTCTGGCCGTAGCCGCTTCGGTGACCGTCGCCGTTCTGGCGGGTGTTCGCCTGTACAATCAGGACGAGATCGCTGGTGTTGAGCTTGCTCAACAATCCAATCAGCCAGTGCTGACCACTCCTCAGGTTAAAGGCCCGGCAGTATTGGCAGGCTACAATGAGAGTTCGGAAGCTACTGGCCCAATGGCCAATGGCGTACTGCAAGGTCAGCCAGGCTGGCACGATCAGCGTCTGCCAGGTTACCTGCGTCAACACGCTCAACAGGCTGCCTTGAAAGGCACCGAGAGCGCGCTGCCTTATGCACGCGCAGCAAGCCTGGAAAACCGTTAA
- a CDS encoding succinate dehydrogenase assembly factor 2, translating into MVEQVELNRLFWHSRRGMLELDVLLVPFVKEVYANLNEVDRALYVRLLECEDQDMFGWFMERSESEDPELQRMVRMILDRVQPK; encoded by the coding sequence ATGGTCGAACAAGTTGAACTGAATCGCCTCTTTTGGCACAGCCGTCGCGGCATGCTGGAACTCGACGTGTTGCTGGTGCCGTTCGTGAAAGAGGTCTACGCCAATCTGAACGAGGTGGATCGCGCGCTGTATGTCCGCCTGCTCGAGTGCGAGGATCAGGACATGTTCGGCTGGTTCATGGAGCGCAGCGAGTCTGAAGATCCTGAGCTGCAACGCATGGTTCGCATGATTCTGGATCGTGTCCAGCCCAAGTAA